CGGCGAGTCCGGCGGCGACGATTCTGCTGACGCTGTTGTCACTGCATCTTCGGCTTGTGGGCGACGAGCCGATTGCAGTCGGTAGCTCTCGCCGGTGGCTTCCAGGATGTGACAACGGTGGGTCAAGCGATCGAGCACTGCGCCGGTCAACCGCTCGCTTCCCAAGACTTCCGTCCATTGGCCGAACGGCAGATTGGTCGTCACGATCACGCTCTGCCGTTCGTAAGCCGTGCTGATCACTTCGAACAACAGTTCGGCACCCCAGGGCCAGCGCGCA
The DNA window shown above is from Pirellulales bacterium and carries:
- a CDS encoding ATP-binding protein; the protein is MPKLPSYARWPWGAELLFEVISTAYERQSVIVTTNLPFGQWTEVLGSERLTGAVLDRLTHRCHILEATGESYRLQSARRPQAEDAVTTASAESSPPDSPSYSSRPYSSSGGGVGSRLGFTVTLK